A part of Pectinatus sottacetonis genomic DNA contains:
- the arcD gene encoding arginine-ornithine antiporter yields the protein MEKDNKLGIFALGAMVVGSMIGGGAFALPTDMAKGAGAGAILIAWVITGIGMIALALVYQTLSVRKPELSGGIYSYAKAGFGDYVGFVSAWGYWFSALLGNVSYSVMLFGALGYFFPVFGQGNNVVSIICASILIWGIQALILRGVKQAVYINVITTIAKLVPIFLFIIVCIIFFKVDIFSFDIWGSNNPSLGSVMDQVKSTMLVTLWVFIGVEGAVVFSGRARKKSDVGKATVIGLVGTLLIYVLISLLSLGVMTQQQLSQQATPSMAYVLEAVIGPTGAAIINAGLVVSLLGALLGWSLLSAEVPFVAAKDGVFPKIFTKENKNGAPIISLTATNIIVQIALLLTLFASSTYQALYSIASSAILVPYLLSALYGLKIVITRETYDVNSHNSMRDMICGMVSTIYAAWLIYAAGLQYLLLITILYAAGVIVFVKAKKEKKQQVFTRYEAALAVLFIIFGIVALKLMYSGLLT from the coding sequence TTGGAAAAAGACAATAAATTAGGTATTTTTGCTTTAGGAGCTATGGTAGTAGGTTCTATGATTGGCGGAGGTGCTTTTGCTTTACCAACGGATATGGCTAAAGGAGCTGGCGCTGGTGCGATCTTAATAGCGTGGGTCATTACAGGTATAGGAATGATTGCTTTAGCCTTAGTATATCAGACACTTTCCGTAAGAAAACCGGAATTAAGTGGTGGCATATATAGTTATGCCAAGGCTGGTTTTGGTGATTATGTAGGTTTCGTTTCGGCATGGGGATATTGGTTTAGTGCTTTACTCGGAAATGTATCATACAGTGTCATGCTGTTTGGGGCTTTGGGATATTTTTTCCCTGTTTTTGGTCAGGGGAATAATGTGGTTTCCATAATTTGCGCGTCAATACTTATTTGGGGCATACAAGCTTTGATTTTAAGGGGTGTAAAGCAGGCCGTATATATCAATGTAATAACGACTATAGCTAAATTGGTTCCCATTTTTTTATTTATTATTGTTTGCATTATATTTTTTAAGGTTGATATATTTTCATTTGATATATGGGGAAGTAATAATCCTTCTTTAGGGAGTGTTATGGATCAAGTAAAAAGTACAATGCTTGTTACATTGTGGGTGTTTATCGGTGTAGAAGGTGCTGTTGTATTTTCCGGCAGGGCACGTAAAAAAAGTGATGTAGGTAAAGCCACTGTAATTGGATTGGTAGGAACACTGCTCATATATGTTTTGATTTCTCTGTTATCATTGGGTGTCATGACGCAACAACAGTTATCACAGCAGGCTACACCATCTATGGCTTATGTGCTTGAAGCTGTAATAGGGCCAACTGGTGCGGCTATAATTAATGCAGGTCTGGTTGTATCATTGCTGGGAGCACTTTTAGGGTGGTCACTATTATCAGCAGAAGTACCATTTGTAGCGGCAAAAGATGGAGTTTTCCCAAAAATTTTTACGAAAGAAAATAAAAATGGAGCGCCAATTATTTCTTTAACAGCTACAAATATCATAGTACAAATTGCATTATTATTGACGTTATTTGCCAGTAGTACGTACCAAGCGTTATATTCCATAGCCAGTTCTGCAATTTTAGTACCATATTTATTAAGTGCTTTATACGGACTAAAAATAGTAATTACACGGGAAACGTATGATGTTAATTCACATAATAGTATGAGGGATATGATTTGCGGAATGGTATCAACTATATATGCAGCATGGCTTATTTATGCTGCCGGGCTGCAATATCTTTTGCTTATTACGATATTATATGCTGCTGGTGTGATTGTCTTTGTAAAAGCTAAAAAAGAAAAAAAACAACAAGTTTTTACACGGTATGAAGCTGCTTTGGCAGTGTTATTTATAATATTTGGAATTGTGGCTTTGAAATTGATGTATAGTGGATTGTTGACGTAA
- the arcC gene encoding carbamate kinase, producing MRAIIALGGNALQAEGVPATAECQLKTIKNTAVYLADMIENDIQIVIVHGNGPQVGRIVVQNEYAKSLTPPMPFDICGAMSQGMIGYHIQQALGEELHKRHIDKHVVTVITQTIVDENDKGFQHPTKPIGPYYSEAEAQKLHVEKGYSIMEDSGRGYRRIVASPVPQKIIEIDTIRKLVDNGEIVISAGGGGIPVVKQSDESLRGVTAVIDKDLAAAELADALSADQFIILTAVDNVAINFGKADQQALKRLTLKEAERYINEGQFGTGSMLPKIQAAMNFVGANPEKRAIVASLKNAKDALRGKSGTIIVA from the coding sequence ATGCGGGCAATTATAGCATTGGGAGGCAATGCACTACAGGCCGAAGGAGTACCGGCTACGGCCGAATGTCAGTTGAAAACAATAAAAAATACAGCAGTTTATTTAGCTGATATGATTGAAAATGATATACAAATTGTTATAGTACATGGAAATGGACCACAGGTAGGCCGGATTGTAGTACAAAATGAGTATGCCAAAAGTTTAACCCCGCCAATGCCATTTGATATTTGTGGAGCGATGAGCCAAGGGATGATAGGCTATCATATACAACAAGCATTGGGAGAAGAACTTCATAAGCGTCATATAGATAAACATGTTGTTACTGTCATAACCCAGACCATAGTTGATGAAAATGATAAAGGATTTCAACATCCTACAAAGCCTATCGGTCCGTATTACAGTGAAGCTGAAGCCCAAAAACTTCATGTAGAAAAAGGATATTCAATTATGGAAGATTCAGGGCGCGGTTACAGAAGAATAGTGGCATCGCCTGTTCCACAGAAAATAATAGAAATAGATACTATAAGAAAACTTGTCGATAATGGAGAAATAGTAATATCGGCAGGCGGTGGAGGTATCCCGGTAGTTAAACAGAGTGATGAATCATTACGAGGTGTAACGGCAGTTATTGACAAAGATCTTGCGGCAGCTGAATTAGCAGATGCGTTATCGGCGGATCAGTTTATCATATTGACAGCTGTTGATAATGTTGCTATTAACTTTGGTAAAGCAGATCAGCAGGCTCTAAAACGGCTCACACTCAAAGAAGCAGAAAGATATATAAACGAGGGACAATTTGGTACAGGAAGTATGCTGCCTAAAATACAAGCAGCAATGAACTTTGTTGGTGCCAACCCAGAGAAAAGGGCAATAGTAGCATCTTTAAAGAATGCTAAGGATGCGTTAAGAGGAAAATCAGGCACAATAATTGTAGCGTGA